The Fragaria vesca subsp. vesca linkage group LG2, FraVesHawaii_1.0, whole genome shotgun sequence genome includes a window with the following:
- the LOC101309320 gene encoding histone deacetylase 8-like, whose protein sequence is MAASTERVDVFWDSGMLTHDSGTGVFDTGMDPGFLDVLEKHPENSDRVKNMVSILKRGPISPYISWLPGRHALLPELLSFHSQEYINELVKADKEGGKMLCAGTFLNPGSWDAALLAAGTTLSAMKHVINGNGKIAYALVRPPGHHAQPTRADGYCFLNNAGLAVQLALDSGCAKVAVIDIDVHYGNGTAEGFYRSDKVLTTSLHMNHGTWGPSHPQNGSIHELGEEDGFGYNLNIPLPNGTGDRGYVYAMNELIAPAIRKFEPELLVLVIGQDSSAFDPNGRQCLTMEGYREIGKKVRSLVNRHCGGRLLIVQEGGYHITYSAYCLHATLEGVLNLPIPLLSDPIAYYPEDERLSVEGIDSIKRFQKDTVPFLKGN, encoded by the exons ATGGCTGCTTCAACTGAGCGCGTTGATGTGTTCTGGGACTCCGGCATGCTGACCCATGACTCGGGCACCGGAGTATTCGACACTGGAATGGATCCTGGATTCCTTGACGTCTTAGAGAAGCACCCAGAGAACTCTGATAGAGTCAAGAACATGGTCTCTATTCTAAAGAGAGGCCCAATCTCTCCTTACATTTCTTGGCTTCCTGGAAGGCATGCCCTGCTTCCTGAATTGCTATCTTTCCACTCTCAAG AATACATAAATGAACTAGTTAAAGCAGATAAAGAGGGAGGCAAGATGCTATGTGCCGGGACTTTCTTGAACCCCGGTTCGTGGGATGCCGCCCTTCTTGCTGCCGGTACTACACTATCTGCAATGAAGCATGTGATTAATGGAAATGGGAAAATTGCTTATGCATTGGTCAGGCCTCCCGGTCACCACGCTCAGCCTACTCGGGCTGATGGCTACTGCTTCCTTAACAATGCTGGTCTTGCTGTTCAATTGGCTTTAGACTCTGGCTGTGCAAAGGTTGCTGTGATAGACATTGATGTTCATTACGGCAATGGGACTGCTGAGGGTTTCTATCGGTCTGATAAGGTTCTTACAACCTCCCTCCATATGAATCATGGTACTTGGGGTCCATCTCACCCACAGAATGGCTCTATTCATGAGCTCGGTGAAGAGGATGGCTTTGGTTATAATTTGAATATACCTTTACCCAATGGGACAGGGGACCGAGGATATGTGTATGCTATGAATGAGTTGATTGCCCCAGCAATCAGAAAGTTTGAGCCTGAACTCTTAGTTTTGGTCATTGGCCAAGATTCTAGTGCT TTTGATCCAAATGGAAGGCAATGCTTGACAATGGAGGGTTATCGAGAGATTGGCAAGAAAGTTCGCAGCCTGGTGAATAGACATTGTGGCGGACGTCTTCTGATTGTCCAAGAAGGTGGCTATCACATTACATACTCAGCCTATTGTCTTCATGCAACACTTGAAGGTGTGCTGAACCTACCTATTCCTTTGTTATCCGATCCCATTGCTTATTACCCTGAGGACGAGCGATTATCTGTAGAAGGTATTGATTCCATTAAAAGGTTTCAGAAAGATACTGTACCATTTTTGAAAGGTAATTAA